One Rossellomorea aquimaris DNA window includes the following coding sequences:
- a CDS encoding four-helix bundle copper-binding protein — MSHEKYQSAINALHECMVACNHCYDSCLKEEDLNMMKECIRYDRECADMCAYLEQSLVRGTPFASELASVCAAICEACGEECKKHDHDHCQACADACFKCAEECKKIA, encoded by the coding sequence TTGTCACACGAAAAATATCAATCTGCCATCAACGCACTGCATGAATGTATGGTGGCGTGTAATCATTGTTACGATTCTTGTTTAAAGGAAGAAGACCTCAACATGATGAAAGAATGTATCCGGTACGATCGGGAATGTGCGGATATGTGTGCATACTTAGAACAATCCTTAGTAAGAGGGACTCCATTTGCGTCTGAGCTTGCCAGTGTGTGTGCTGCGATTTGTGAAGCATGTGGGGAAGAATGCAAGAAGCATGATCATGATCATTGTCAGGCATGTGCCGATGCTTGCTTCAAATGTGCAGAGGAATGTAAGAAAATCGCCTAA
- a CDS encoding response regulator transcription factor, with protein sequence MNTILLIDDERRMLNLLELYLKPHGYICKKKNNGYDAIQAVKKHSVDLVILDIMMPELSGFQTCEKIREFSNVPIIMLTARGDKDDVIKGLNAGADDYITKPFDEGELVARVNAQFRRIKQYEQVEDHHLTRGAFTLDGDAYRLKYENEISPLTLKEYKILHSLMKNTERVYTREQLLLMVWDIHSTTDIRTVDSHIRNLREKLKKAGFPIEHHLKTIWGIGYQWKT encoded by the coding sequence GTGAATACCATTTTATTAATCGATGATGAAAGAAGGATGCTGAACCTGCTGGAGCTTTATCTGAAGCCTCACGGGTATATATGCAAAAAGAAAAATAATGGCTATGACGCGATTCAGGCTGTAAAAAAACATTCCGTAGACCTGGTCATTTTAGATATCATGATGCCTGAGCTCAGTGGCTTTCAAACCTGTGAAAAAATCAGGGAGTTTTCAAACGTCCCCATCATCATGTTAACGGCCAGGGGTGATAAGGATGACGTCATTAAAGGCTTAAACGCCGGGGCTGATGACTATATCACAAAACCATTTGACGAAGGGGAACTTGTCGCACGTGTGAACGCTCAATTCAGAAGGATCAAACAGTATGAACAAGTAGAGGATCATCACTTGACCAGAGGGGCTTTTACGTTGGATGGAGACGCCTACAGGTTAAAATATGAAAATGAAATCAGCCCTCTGACGTTAAAAGAATATAAAATCCTGCACTCCTTGATGAAGAACACTGAACGGGTATACACCCGGGAACAGCTCCTTCTCATGGTATGGGATATCCATTCCACGACCGATATCCGAACCGTGGATTCCCATATCAGGAATTTAAGGGAAAAGCTGAAAAAAGCAGGCTTCCCCATTGAACATCATTTGAAAACAATATGGGGCATCGGCTACCAGTGGAAAACATAA
- a CDS encoding HAMP domain-containing sensor histidine kinase: protein MNKISTKLALYFTIAVLVMEGLLMLYLHDNIIDTRIDEEFQSILSRGNSHRDVLEDRYSETTLHHIALMESKTETEVVITDKNHNVIIGSRKLTDGMRKLIQIPPESLTREGKVIESNWKDMNYLATVTSFESERNEGYVYMFKSAAPLRNLINQLNSHFLLAGILSLIILTGIHFLLSKLLTRPLLKMKQATEKLSKGNFEVKLPELGQDELGDLSDSIQRLATDLETIQQERTEFLANISHELRTPLTYVQGYANVALREDIPESERKEYLNIIQEESKTILTLIENLFELAKIDENNFSIQTETIDSGSFYQKVINKVAPVFKRKGIDLILTVKEDFPFHADPIRLEQIVMNLLDNALKHSPPHSTTEVTVERNESGNMSLLINDQGMGIPPDELPQVFNRMYRVEKSRSREFGGSGLGLSIVKELVEAHGGQISIQSERNKGTSINIIL from the coding sequence ATGAATAAAATTTCTACCAAGTTAGCCCTCTACTTTACGATCGCGGTTCTCGTGATGGAAGGGTTATTGATGCTCTATCTACATGACAATATCATCGATACACGGATCGATGAGGAGTTTCAATCGATTCTATCCCGGGGGAACAGTCATCGTGATGTGTTAGAAGACCGTTATTCGGAAACGACACTGCATCACATAGCCCTCATGGAATCCAAAACGGAAACGGAAGTCGTGATCACGGATAAAAATCATAACGTCATCATAGGTTCAAGGAAATTAACGGATGGAATGCGTAAACTAATTCAGATCCCTCCTGAATCCTTGACCCGTGAAGGAAAGGTGATCGAATCAAATTGGAAGGATATGAATTATTTAGCCACCGTCACATCCTTCGAAAGTGAACGGAACGAGGGATATGTCTATATGTTCAAAAGCGCCGCACCGTTGCGGAACCTGATCAACCAATTGAACAGCCATTTCCTTCTCGCAGGAATACTGAGTCTCATCATCTTAACGGGTATCCATTTTCTCCTGTCGAAACTTCTGACGCGTCCCTTGTTAAAAATGAAGCAGGCGACGGAAAAATTGAGCAAAGGGAACTTTGAGGTGAAGCTTCCGGAACTCGGTCAGGATGAACTTGGAGATCTATCGGATTCCATTCAGAGGCTGGCGACAGATCTAGAGACCATTCAACAGGAGCGTACTGAGTTCTTAGCGAATATTTCTCATGAGCTCAGAACCCCCCTGACGTATGTTCAAGGATATGCCAATGTAGCTCTTCGAGAGGACATCCCGGAATCTGAACGAAAAGAATATCTGAACATCATCCAAGAAGAATCCAAAACCATCCTGACATTGATCGAAAATTTATTTGAGCTGGCAAAGATTGATGAAAACAATTTTTCCATTCAAACTGAAACCATCGATTCGGGCTCTTTTTATCAAAAAGTCATCAACAAGGTTGCTCCTGTTTTTAAAAGAAAGGGAATCGATCTCATTTTGACTGTGAAGGAGGATTTCCCGTTCCATGCCGATCCCATTCGACTTGAACAAATCGTCATGAACTTATTGGATAACGCACTAAAACATTCGCCCCCGCATTCAACGACTGAAGTGACGGTTGAGCGAAACGAATCAGGGAATATGAGCCTCTTGATTAACGACCAGGGAATGGGCATCCCACCGGATGAACTTCCACAGGTATTCAACAGGATGTACCGGGTGGAGAAATCACGTTCCAGGGAATTTGGCGGATCCGGTCTCGGGCTATCCATTGTAAAAGAACTGGTGGAAGCACACGGCGGTCAAATTTCAATACAAAGTGAACGAAATAAAGGAACATCGATCAACATTATTCTGTGA
- a CDS encoding YibE/F family protein yields MFAQITERKSLRPKHLFIYITLALCVAASLYFVYHNHGWYDRPIAEVISTKIVESTEMEDMNGNKDTLYSQQIVAALKNGAQEGETITLTNEYSSSGATDQEYHPGNELFVSIDSSSTGKTELTGSIEDVKRDTYMMIIGWVFILLLLVVGKKQGLFSLITLGVNAIILSFALDIYLNSADISLLVVCSIGVILFTGISLLLVNGFNEKTYAAVVATLIGTFMTLLIAYVVVGFTSGNGLRYEEMQFLTRPYEMVFMAGILVGCLGAVMDVAITLSSSIFGLYEKNPAISIRALRKSGFEIGQDIMGTMTNILFFVYISGAIPMLILFFKNASPLGFTLSMNLSLEMARALTGGIGIVLAIPIAIYTSIFFVNRKKARP; encoded by the coding sequence TTGTTTGCACAAATCACTGAACGTAAAAGCTTGAGGCCCAAACATCTTTTTATCTACATCACCCTCGCACTATGTGTGGCCGCTTCCCTCTATTTCGTTTATCACAATCATGGATGGTACGATCGACCGATTGCCGAAGTGATCAGTACGAAGATTGTGGAATCGACGGAGATGGAGGATATGAATGGAAATAAAGATACGCTCTACTCCCAGCAGATCGTAGCCGCGCTGAAGAACGGGGCTCAAGAGGGAGAAACGATCACTTTAACCAATGAGTATTCATCCTCCGGGGCCACGGATCAGGAATATCACCCCGGGAATGAATTATTCGTAAGCATCGATTCATCGTCAACAGGAAAGACAGAATTGACCGGGAGCATAGAAGACGTCAAACGGGATACATACATGATGATCATCGGCTGGGTTTTTATCCTGCTCTTATTGGTGGTAGGGAAGAAGCAGGGGCTGTTCTCACTGATCACTCTCGGAGTCAATGCCATCATCCTTTCCTTTGCCCTGGACATTTACCTGAATTCTGCTGATATAAGCCTGTTGGTGGTATGCAGCATAGGAGTGATATTATTTACGGGCATATCGTTGTTACTGGTCAATGGCTTTAATGAAAAAACGTATGCAGCGGTTGTCGCTACCCTGATTGGAACGTTCATGACTCTCCTGATTGCATATGTTGTCGTAGGATTCACCTCCGGAAACGGCCTCCGTTATGAAGAGATGCAATTCCTGACCCGTCCATACGAAATGGTGTTCATGGCAGGGATACTGGTGGGGTGCTTGGGAGCGGTGATGGATGTTGCCATCACTTTATCGTCGTCCATCTTCGGACTGTACGAGAAGAATCCAGCCATCTCCATCAGAGCGCTGAGGAAGTCGGGATTCGAAATCGGCCAGGACATCATGGGAACGATGACGAATATTTTGTTCTTCGTCTATATCAGCGGGGCGATTCCCATGCTCATTCTCTTTTTCAAAAATGCTTCCCCACTGGGATTCACCCTTTCCATGAACCTTTCACTGGAAATGGCGAGGGCACTGACCGGGGGAATCGGCATTGTACTGGCGATCCCGATTGCCATCTATACTTCCATCTTTTTTGTCAATCGAAAGAAGGCAAGACCATGA